A stretch of the Gracilinanus agilis isolate LMUSP501 chromosome 4, AgileGrace, whole genome shotgun sequence genome encodes the following:
- the PCDHAC2 gene encoding protocadherin alpha-C2: MEPDGPRRGSEAAGLPLLLVLQSPVLLLLLLTMLLPGPEASPLRYSVPEEQEPGSLVGNLASALGLELRRLGPGCLRINHLGAPSPRYLELDLANGKLFVNERMDREALCEQRPRCVLHLEVLAHSPVAVSAVEVEVLDINDNSPRFPRSEYQLEVSESVAPGTRFHIESAQDPDVGTNSVQSYQLSPNEHFALDLKPLQENSKVLELVLRKGLDREQATLHRLVLTAVDGGTPPRSGTAQIFVNVLDTNDNSPAFDQSTYRVQLRENSPPGTLVVKLNASDPDEGSNGELVYSFSSYTSERERQLFSINSGTGEVRVSGALDYEEASSYQIYVQATDRGPVPMAGHCKVLVDIVDVNDNAPEVVVTDLYSPVSEDAMPNTVVAFMSVNDQDSGSNQRVSLSLPPSLPFRLNGLGNSYSLEVSGPLDRERVVAYNITVTATDAGTPQLTSQQTIRVEISDINDNPPRFQEASYSVYVPENNVPGALLCTVQATDLDANQNAEVTYSLLEREIQGLPVTSYVSINEVTGNIYAVSSFDYEKLREFDVIVEARDKGSPPLSSTVTANIYVVDANDHAPQILYPTSTNSSMAMEMVPRTAAAGYLVTKVIAMDSDSGQNAWLFYHLAQASDPDLFRVELHTGEIRTTRKLGDESMSTFNLTVLVRDNGQPSLSASVVITVAVVDRVSKILPDTRRHVKNTRTYSEITLYLIIALSTVSFIFLLTIIVLTIIKCYHYTAYGTSCCGGFCGVRERCPAELYKQANNNIDARIPHGLKVQPHFIEVRGNGSLTKTYCYKACLTAGSGSDTFMFYNTGAQTGPGPHAVVTDSRHLTGQSGQSAQNLIILKNESTTPNEPKQPNPDWRYSASLRAGMHRYVCCSLATEAVVNLDHTPILSSVLRKYQKAVEGSMGTSEMFPLFQAEDVTREQQA, encoded by the exons ATGGAACCCGACGGTCCCCGGCGTGGCTCGGAGGCTGCGGGTCTCCCGCTACTCCTAGTGCTCCAGTCCCCGGTGCTGCTATTGCTACTGCTGACGATGCTGCTGCCGGGCCCGGAGGCCTCCCCGTTGCGCTACTCTGTGCCGGAAGAGCAGGAGCCGGGCTCGCTGGTAGGAAACTTGGCCAGTGCCTTGGGGCTAGAGCTGCGGCGCCTGGGGCCGGGCTGCCTGCGCATTAACCACCTGGGCGCACCAAGCCCGCGGTACCTGGAGCTGGACTTAGCGAATGGCAAGCTCTTCGTCAACGAGCGCATGGACCGGGAGGCACTTTGCGAGCAGCGGCCCCGCTGCGTGCTGCACTTGGAGGTGTTGGCCCACAGCCCTGTGGCAGTAAGTGCGGTCGAAGTGGAAGTGCTGGACATCAACGACAACTCGCCGCGCTTTCCGCGGTCAGAGTACCAGCTGGAAGTGAGTGAGTCGGTTGCTCCGGGTACGCGCTTCCATATCGAGAGCGCGCAGGACCCGGACGTGGGGACTAACTCTGTGCAGAGCTATCAACTGAGCCCCAACGAGCATTTCGCCTTGGATCTCAAACCCCTTCAGGAGAACAGTAAGGTATTGGAGTTGGTGCTGCGTAAGGGCCTAGACCGAGAGCAGGCCACCTTGCATCGCTTGGTCCTCACTGCAGTGGACGGGGGCACCCCACCACGCTCAGGCACGGCACAGATCTTCGTGAATGTCTTGGACACTAATGACAACTCTCCTGCTTTTGACCAGTCTACTTATCGAGTTCAGCTGAGAGAGAACTCGCCCCCGGGAACCCTGGTGGTGAAGTTAAATGCATCGGACCCAGATGAGGGCTCCAACGGCGAACTGGTTTACTCCTTCAGCAGCTACACTTCTGAAAGGGAGAGACAACTCTTCAGCATCAACTCCGGGACTGGCGAGGTAAGAGTGAGTGGGGCCCTAGACTATGAAGAGGCCTCTTCCTATCAGATCTATGTGCAGGCCACCGATAGAGGTCCCGTACCCATGGCTGGCCACTGCAAGGTTCTGGTGGACATTGTGGATGTGAATGACAATGCCCCTGAGGTGGTGGTCACAGATCTGTATAGCCCAGTGTCTGAGGATGCCATGCCCAACACAGTAGTAGCCTTCATGAGTGTCAATGACCAGGACTCTGGCTCCAACCAGCGGGTGAGCCTCAGCCTCCCACCTTCTCTGCCTTTCCGACTGAATGGGCTTGGGAACTCCTATTCTTTGGAGGTGAGTGGTCCACTAGACAGAGAGCGTGTGGTTGCTTACAACATTACAGTGACAGCAACTGATGCAGGGACTCCTCAGCTTACCTCCCAACAGACTATTCGGGTGGAAATATCTGATATCAATGACAACCCCCCACGATTCCAGGAAGCTTCATACTCAGTCTATGTCCCAGAAAACAATGTCCCAGGGGCACTGCTATGCACCGTTCAAGCCACAGACCTAGATGCCAACCAAAATGCTGAGGTAACCTACTCCCTTTTGGAGAGGGAAATCCAAGGGCTACCAGTCACTTCCTATGTGTCCATAAATGAGGTAACTGGTAACATCTATGCAGTCAGCTCCTTTGATTATGAAAAACTAAGGGAGTTTGATGTGATTGTGGAGGCCCGGGATAAGGGGAGCCCTCCACTGAGCAGTACAGTCACTGCCAACATATATGTAGTGGATGCCAATGACCATGCTCCACAGATCTTGTACCCTACCTCAACCAATTCATCAATGGCCATGGAGATGGTTCCTCGAACAGCTGCTGCTGGCTACTTGGTCACCAAGGTAATAGCCATGGACTCTGACTCAGGACAAAATGCTTGGCTCTTCTACCACTTAGCGCAGGCCTCTGACCCTGACCTTTTCAGAGTGGAGCTCCACACAGGAGAAATAAGGACTACTCGGAAACTGGGTGATGAGAGTATGTCTACTTTCAATTTGACAGTTCTGGTCAGGGACAATGGACAGCcatccctgtctgcctcagtggTTATTACAGTTGCTGTAGTGGACAGGGTTTCAAAAATACTCCCTGACACTAGAAGACATGTTAAGAATACTCGGACCTATTCAGAGATAACACTTTACCTTATAATTGCACTGAGCACAGTTTCATTTATATTCCTTTTGACAATCATTGTTTTGACTATCATCAAGTGCTATCATTACACTGCATATGGCACCTCGTGCTGTGGGGGCTTCTGCGGGGTTCGAGAGAGGTGTCCTGCAGAACTCTACAAGCAAGCTAACAACAACATCGATGCAAGGATCCCACATGGTTTGAAAGTTCAGCCTCATTTCATTGAGGTTCGAGGGAATGGTTCCCTCACTAAGACCTATTGCTATAAGGCCTGTCTAACAGCAGGCTCAGGAAGTGACACATTCATGTTTTACAATACAGGGGCACAGACTGGCCCTGGGCCACATGCAGTGGTGACTGACAGCAGACATCTTACTGGTCAAAGTGGGCAGAGTGCACAGAATCTGATCATTCTTAAAAATGAGTCCACTACTCCCAATGAG CCAAAGCAACCCAACCCTGACTGGCGTTACTCTGCCTCTCTGAGAGCAGGAATGCACAG GTATGTATGCTGCTCTCTGGCTACTGAAGCAGTGGTAAATCTTGACCATACACCTATCCTCAGCAGTGTGCTGAGAAAGT ATCAGAAGGCAGTAGAAGGCAGCATGGGCACCTCTGAGATGTTTCCCCTATTTCAAGCTGAAGATGTCACTAGAGAACAACAAGCCTAG